A stretch of the Ascaphus truei isolate aAscTru1 chromosome 4, aAscTru1.hap1, whole genome shotgun sequence genome encodes the following:
- the MSGN1 gene encoding mesogenin-1, protein MDTMHQPILKMEEDYVLGSDSDPDSAYLSASWDWKNSGESYSLSQTPSPQSLSPAISYESSFSACSHPPGLKEMPFGSEMVTYRLLHYPTHCLQETGRAKGGRKRGHKASMSTQRRRKASEREKLRMRAISEALRTLRNNLPPIYSQGRQPLTKIQTLKCTISYISELSDLLNNVKGT, encoded by the coding sequence ATGGATACCATGCACCAACCTATcctgaagatggaagaagactACGTCTTGGGCTCAGATTCTGACCCCGATTCTGCCTATTTGTCAGCCTCTTGGGACTGGAAGAACAGCGGTGAGAGTTATTCCTTGAGCCAGACTCCATCTCCACAGAGCTTGTCTCCTGCCATCTCCTATGAGTCCTCCTTCTCTGCTTGCTCTCACCCACCAGGCTTGAAGGAGATGCCTTTCGGCAGTGAGATGGTGACCTACAGGTTGCTGCACTATCCTACTCACTGCCTGCAAGAGACAGGGCGAGCCAAAGGGGGACGCAAACGTGGTCACAAAGCCTCAATGTCAACACAGCGCAGGAGAAAGGCCAGTGAGAGGGAGAAGCTGCGGATGAGGGCAATTTCTGAGGCTCTTCGGACCCTCCGCAATAACTTGCCACCGATTTACAGCCAGGGGAGGCAGCCTCTCACCAAGATCCAGACTTTAAAGTGCACCATCTCCTACATCAGTGAACTGAGTGACCTACTCAACAATGTCAAGGGGACATAA